A stretch of Streptomyces vietnamensis DNA encodes these proteins:
- a CDS encoding CRISPR-associated helicase/endonuclease Cas3, with the protein MLEICARLGLSSGEMARLGVLWGKSAEKGGGTMSLLLCHMLDTAAVAEFMFDRFLAPATRDMLDRVSGGRGRRFFAWLCGMHDCGKATPAFQRKSGAEAAALAGVGLGWRAAIVTAEVSRQWSHDKAGAFLLRQALKASGRWERRHVDWVCPMVSGHHGTLRGATMKDIAHAQGDAHGKTAEWRRVQELVVEVFTAALGFESLADAQPVAVPARAEQLGLLGMVVMADWIASDSTRFPGVPDLAQVSLAGARRRAAAAWEERRLGGGLRRLRPTDGCDVIELRFGHGARASQALAVDVVRAMKVPGLVFLEAPMGEGKTKTALAAAEVVAERFGLSGVFVGMPTQATADPMFTQVRAWAAAADPGSEDDVVLLHGKRAFNPEWKAIQAGDWSTADARFRAVQEDAPDACCVSRQGPADWFLGPKRGLLAHLTVGTIDQLLYAATRTRHVMLRTAGLSGKVVILDEVHACDVYMSQFLKEALHWLGQARVPVLLLSATLPPGQRAELASAYMSGATGTTDETELPVPGGYPNVTAVWPGMPAPVVVHAPTWREDLPVRVKVVPEPPVRRGKSASDRDQEQPVIDLLTRELAEGGVALVIRNTVKRAQRTYRELAAAFPGERVILHGQLTTSARADRTEHLLDQLGPSAAPRPERLILVATQVAEQSFDIDADLIVTDIAPIDLLLQRIGRVHRHTATKRPGHLRRPTVYVTALGSRSDLPPTFERGAEYIYGRHLLLRTAATVVEAEKSGGWAIPSQVPRLVSAVYGADEVVPDGWADAAEQAREEWAAEQERRRQAAAPFLLSRPGERVLPHLDGLHYAATDASTEDHLAATVRDGDMSIEVVLVLQDPDGYRTLDGRRLGPGGAPPSDALGSLAGDMMRLPQRLTSTAIDHLAPLPGWSEHAWLRRTRALVLDTARTAHVGDYVLTYDPETGLTYTPAA; encoded by the coding sequence ATGCTGGAAATCTGTGCACGCCTGGGTCTTTCTTCCGGTGAGATGGCCCGCTTGGGAGTTTTGTGGGGGAAGTCCGCCGAGAAGGGCGGAGGGACCATGTCGTTGCTGCTGTGTCACATGCTCGACACCGCGGCCGTCGCCGAGTTCATGTTCGACCGCTTCCTGGCGCCGGCCACGAGGGACATGCTCGACCGGGTGTCCGGCGGCAGGGGGCGGCGGTTCTTCGCTTGGCTCTGCGGGATGCATGACTGCGGGAAGGCGACACCCGCGTTTCAGCGGAAGTCCGGTGCCGAAGCCGCGGCTCTGGCCGGTGTCGGTCTTGGTTGGCGTGCCGCAATAGTGACCGCGGAGGTGTCCCGCCAGTGGAGTCACGACAAGGCTGGGGCCTTTCTTCTGCGCCAGGCGCTGAAGGCTTCCGGCCGGTGGGAACGACGGCACGTGGACTGGGTCTGTCCGATGGTTTCCGGTCATCACGGCACATTGCGCGGCGCAACCATGAAGGACATCGCGCATGCGCAGGGGGATGCTCACGGTAAGACCGCTGAGTGGAGGCGGGTGCAGGAACTGGTCGTCGAGGTGTTCACTGCCGCGCTCGGCTTTGAGTCTCTCGCCGACGCTCAGCCAGTGGCGGTGCCGGCCCGTGCGGAGCAGCTCGGTCTTCTCGGCATGGTCGTGATGGCTGACTGGATCGCATCGGATTCGACGCGGTTTCCCGGTGTTCCTGATCTGGCGCAGGTCAGTCTCGCGGGAGCGCGGCGCCGGGCTGCGGCTGCCTGGGAGGAGAGGCGTCTGGGCGGAGGGCTGCGGCGGTTGCGGCCGACTGACGGTTGCGATGTGATCGAGCTGCGGTTCGGACATGGTGCGCGCGCGTCCCAGGCGCTCGCTGTCGATGTCGTGCGGGCCATGAAGGTGCCGGGGCTGGTGTTCCTCGAGGCGCCGATGGGTGAGGGCAAGACGAAGACCGCGCTCGCGGCAGCGGAGGTGGTGGCTGAGCGGTTCGGTCTGTCGGGGGTGTTCGTCGGCATGCCCACGCAGGCCACGGCCGATCCGATGTTCACTCAAGTTCGTGCGTGGGCGGCGGCAGCTGACCCGGGAAGCGAGGACGATGTCGTTCTCCTCCACGGCAAGAGGGCCTTCAACCCTGAGTGGAAGGCGATCCAGGCGGGTGACTGGTCCACTGCCGACGCCCGGTTCCGGGCCGTCCAGGAAGACGCACCCGATGCGTGCTGTGTCAGTCGGCAGGGCCCTGCCGACTGGTTCCTCGGCCCTAAGCGTGGCTTGCTCGCGCACCTGACCGTGGGCACGATCGACCAGCTTCTCTATGCAGCTACCCGGACTCGGCACGTCATGCTCCGTACTGCCGGTCTCTCCGGGAAGGTCGTGATTCTCGACGAGGTCCACGCCTGTGACGTCTACATGTCTCAGTTCCTGAAGGAAGCCCTGCACTGGCTCGGTCAGGCTCGTGTCCCGGTTCTGCTGTTGTCCGCGACTTTGCCACCGGGCCAGCGAGCTGAGCTGGCCAGTGCCTACATGTCTGGCGCCACCGGGACGACCGACGAGACGGAGCTGCCTGTCCCGGGTGGGTATCCGAATGTCACCGCTGTATGGCCCGGCATGCCGGCTCCCGTCGTCGTTCATGCGCCGACCTGGCGCGAGGATCTGCCTGTGCGTGTCAAGGTTGTGCCCGAACCGCCTGTCCGCCGGGGCAAGTCGGCATCGGACCGGGACCAGGAGCAGCCCGTCATCGACCTGCTCACTCGTGAACTGGCCGAGGGTGGCGTCGCTCTCGTCATCCGCAACACCGTCAAACGCGCACAGCGCACGTACCGTGAGCTCGCCGCCGCCTTCCCGGGCGAGCGGGTGATTCTCCACGGGCAGCTGACCACCAGTGCCCGCGCGGATCGCACCGAGCATCTCCTCGACCAGCTCGGGCCCAGCGCCGCACCCCGCCCTGAGCGATTGATCCTGGTGGCCACGCAGGTTGCCGAGCAGTCCTTCGATATCGATGCGGACCTGATCGTCACCGACATCGCGCCGATCGACCTGCTTTTGCAGCGCATCGGGCGTGTCCACCGGCACACCGCCACCAAGCGCCCTGGGCATCTGCGTCGTCCCACCGTGTACGTGACGGCACTGGGGTCCCGGTCCGATCTCCCGCCCACGTTCGAACGCGGGGCGGAGTACATCTATGGCCGGCACCTTCTGCTGCGCACCGCCGCTACCGTGGTCGAGGCGGAGAAGTCCGGTGGCTGGGCGATTCCCTCCCAGGTCCCCCGACTCGTGTCGGCTGTCTACGGTGCCGACGAGGTCGTGCCCGATGGCTGGGCCGACGCCGCCGAGCAGGCCCGGGAAGAATGGGCGGCCGAGCAAGAACGCCGTCGCCAGGCGGCTGCCCCGTTTCTGCTGTCCCGGCCCGGCGAACGTGTCCTACCCCATCTGGACGGGCTCCACTATGCGGCGACCGATGCCTCGACCGAGGATCACCTGGCCGCGACTGTCCGGGACGGCGACATGTCCATCGAGGTCGTCCTCGTCCTCCAGGACCCGGACGGGTACCGAACCCTGGACGGTCGGCGCCTGGGCCCTGGAGGGGCCCCGCCGAGCGACGCCCTGGGCTCCCTTGCGGGAGACATGATGCGGCTGCCCCAGCGCCTCACCTCCACCGCGATCGACCACCTTGCACCCCTGCCCGGGTGGAGCGAGCACGCATGGCTTCGCCGTACCCGCGCGCTGGTCCTCGACACCGCACGGACCGCGCACGTCGGCGACTACGTCCTCACCTACGATCCCGAGACAGGACTGACGTACACGCCCGCCGCCTGA
- the cas5e gene encoding type I-E CRISPR-associated protein Cas5/CasD, whose protein sequence is MTTTATLLLRLAAPLQSWGDHRAVLDARHTAAQPTKSGVIGLLAAALGRDRDEPLGQLADLTMGVRVDLPGTLLRDYHTVSDHRGVPLLSANLTAKGRQKPTSKPRYIQPTERFYLQDAAFLVGVNGPADFMKDLTAAAKAPACLLSLGRRSCPPTYPFVLSLTDSPLIEALTEQDWLASPHARTVWQRRNHSAAPAAIDVPATIDDPDGDTVLGDQPTSYLLGRNRHTTRRVTHRLITLSTGFTPAPDTPAGEEHDPLALLGW, encoded by the coding sequence ATGACCACCACAGCCACCCTGCTGCTGCGCTTGGCCGCCCCCCTGCAGTCCTGGGGCGACCACCGCGCAGTCCTCGACGCCCGGCACACCGCCGCCCAGCCCACCAAATCCGGCGTCATCGGCCTCCTCGCCGCCGCGCTAGGCCGCGACCGCGACGAACCCCTCGGCCAGCTCGCCGACCTCACCATGGGCGTCCGCGTCGACCTGCCCGGCACCCTCCTGCGCGACTACCACACTGTCAGCGACCACCGCGGCGTGCCACTGCTGTCCGCGAACCTCACGGCCAAAGGCCGACAGAAACCCACCAGCAAGCCCCGCTACATCCAGCCCACTGAACGGTTCTACCTCCAAGACGCCGCATTCCTCGTAGGCGTCAACGGACCGGCCGATTTCATGAAAGACCTCACCGCGGCAGCCAAAGCCCCGGCGTGCCTCCTCAGCCTCGGCCGCCGCTCCTGCCCGCCCACCTACCCCTTCGTCCTCAGCCTCACCGACTCCCCCCTCATCGAGGCCCTGACAGAGCAGGACTGGCTGGCCTCCCCCCACGCCCGGACCGTCTGGCAAAGACGCAACCACAGCGCCGCCCCCGCGGCCATCGACGTCCCAGCCACCATCGACGACCCCGACGGCGACACCGTCCTCGGCGACCAGCCCACCAGCTACCTCCTCGGCCGAAACCGGCACACCACCCGCCGCGTCACCCACCGGTTGATCACCCTCTCCACCGGCTTCACCCCCGCCCCCGACACCCCCGCCGGCGAGGAACACGACCCCCTCGCACTCCTCGGATGGTGA
- the cas7e gene encoding type I-E CRISPR-associated protein Cas7/Cse4/CasC, with protein sequence MSTRLTRRRFIDVHVLQTVPPSNLNRDDAGAPKEASYGGVRRPRASSQAWKRATRIAFSALGISEDQLGTRTKQIADHLASRIAARTSLDDASAARLAAAVIAPLGITASKNKEEESAYLLFYGNKQIEQLVDLVADRAADLAALDDKQLAAEFTSAQARTALMTGHPIDVALFGRMVANVPDIDVNAACQVAHAIATHGAELEFDFYTAVDDRQAADSKGAGMMGRIGFNSATFYRYGAVALHQLEANLTDPAAAVKAASAFVSAFVRSMPTGYGNSFAHRTMPQLVAISVREDQPVNLVTAFEKPITAYGSTGYAAPSAAALAAEQHTIATTWGAPALWTGVTHSFTDTTAKALDEAFGQPLTFPDMLNALTAELTR encoded by the coding sequence ATGTCCACCCGTCTGACCCGCCGCCGGTTCATCGACGTCCACGTGCTGCAGACCGTGCCGCCGTCCAACCTCAACCGCGACGACGCCGGCGCCCCGAAGGAAGCCAGCTACGGCGGCGTCCGCCGCCCGAGGGCCTCCTCCCAGGCGTGGAAGCGCGCGACCCGCATCGCCTTCTCCGCCCTCGGAATCAGCGAGGACCAGCTCGGCACCCGCACCAAGCAGATCGCCGACCACCTCGCCAGCCGCATCGCCGCCCGTACCTCCCTCGACGACGCATCGGCCGCCCGACTCGCGGCCGCCGTGATCGCCCCGCTCGGGATCACAGCCAGCAAGAACAAGGAGGAAGAGAGCGCATACCTGCTCTTCTACGGCAACAAGCAGATCGAGCAGCTCGTGGACCTGGTCGCCGACCGGGCGGCCGACCTCGCCGCCCTGGACGACAAGCAGCTCGCCGCCGAGTTCACCTCCGCTCAGGCCCGCACAGCACTGATGACCGGCCACCCCATCGACGTCGCCTTGTTCGGACGCATGGTCGCCAACGTGCCCGACATCGACGTCAACGCCGCCTGCCAGGTAGCCCACGCCATCGCCACCCACGGAGCCGAACTCGAATTCGACTTCTACACCGCCGTCGACGACCGGCAGGCCGCCGACAGCAAGGGCGCCGGGATGATGGGCCGCATCGGTTTCAACTCCGCCACCTTCTACCGCTACGGCGCCGTCGCCCTCCACCAGCTCGAGGCCAACCTCACCGACCCCGCCGCAGCGGTCAAGGCCGCCTCGGCTTTCGTGTCAGCGTTCGTCCGTTCCATGCCCACCGGCTACGGCAACTCTTTCGCCCACCGCACCATGCCCCAACTCGTCGCCATCTCCGTACGCGAGGACCAGCCGGTCAACCTCGTCACCGCCTTCGAAAAGCCCATCACCGCCTACGGCTCCACCGGCTACGCCGCCCCGTCCGCAGCCGCACTCGCCGCCGAACAGCACACGATCGCCACCACCTGGGGCGCCCCCGCACTGTGGACCGGCGTCACCCACTCCTTCACCGACACCACCGCCAAGGCCCTCGACGAAGCCTTCGGCCAGCCCCTCACCTTCCCCGACATGCTCAACGCACTGACTGCGGAACTCACCCGATGA
- the casB gene encoding type I-E CRISPR-associated protein Cse2/CasB, with protein MTTPAAHSSAPGKEPPPPWYWAQFEPCRRKESSMPPGSDLAALRLGLTMGAGQVPQMWPFYRTRVDDALASRGQIPDRLMAEHMALALFASHQQGQSRLMHRPGVRFGTALRSLHDRFSREGVDSRMVAAAQARSMNAVFYHLRGLVSQLAAAGQPLDYTRLLADLRSWPFPESRARTLRTWGSDYHAWTATPAN; from the coding sequence ATGACCACTCCCGCAGCCCACTCCAGCGCCCCTGGCAAGGAGCCGCCGCCTCCCTGGTACTGGGCACAGTTCGAGCCCTGCCGACGCAAGGAGAGCTCGATGCCCCCGGGCAGCGACCTGGCCGCCCTGCGTCTGGGCCTGACCATGGGAGCCGGCCAGGTGCCCCAGATGTGGCCCTTCTACCGCACCCGGGTCGACGACGCTCTGGCCTCTCGCGGCCAGATCCCCGACCGTCTGATGGCCGAGCATATGGCTCTTGCCCTGTTCGCCTCCCACCAGCAGGGCCAGTCCCGGCTGATGCACAGGCCCGGCGTGCGCTTCGGTACCGCCCTGAGGTCCCTGCACGACAGGTTCAGCCGAGAAGGCGTCGACAGCCGGATGGTCGCAGCCGCCCAAGCTCGCAGCATGAACGCGGTCTTCTACCACCTGCGCGGCTTGGTCTCCCAGCTCGCCGCGGCCGGGCAGCCCCTCGACTACACGCGGCTCCTGGCAGACCTGCGGTCGTGGCCCTTCCCCGAATCCCGGGCTCGCACCCTGCGAACGTGGGGATCGGACTACCACGCGTGGACCGCAACCCCGGCGAACTAG
- the casA gene encoding type I-E CRISPR-associated protein Cse1/CasA codes for MRCGGGALSDPRGCLVDHLGWLPVAGADGPREVPLREALVSAHTFTGLLPDMPTMLPVLLRQVLVPVVLDALGDVDADVWAQMMATAAFTPEQRVVIDQYLNKHADRLNVLDPAAPFGQAAGLEHPGGKVHPVSVLMPHVATGNNTPLWDARLVSDPAPLSLGAATRWMLHAQCWDTAAIKTAAVDDPQVKAGKTTGNRTGPLGKLGVVTLLGRTLFETIVLNLPQGQRQTGDRPHWDRQPMGPSWQTRTPAGILDLFTWQERRIRLIPEEAQADGITRVRWVVLSAGDRMDGPQVEDPHTCWTIKADKTRGSVRYPRRHLPGLTGWQGLDALLTIDRDGAGYETSGLLMQTAAATLMGDLPPDYPLRAATCGMVYGTQDSIVSDVLTDEVPLPVGALRSDLAVRGSVILVCEQAQALARAVDHLAANLIRAVGGEPPARGKGQQPGTKLLHTLDPLVRRFLTGCQRNPCDDELDQAHKAFETLAERATRSAAEELLHRLPGTAFTGRTVTKKERGKTVTTTYQQASAERFFNAAVRKTLTHLYPQTAPAEETAA; via the coding sequence GTGCGGTGCGGAGGAGGGGCTTTGTCCGATCCAAGAGGGTGCCTGGTCGATCACCTCGGCTGGCTTCCTGTGGCGGGGGCCGACGGTCCGAGAGAGGTCCCGTTGCGCGAGGCACTTGTCTCCGCGCATACGTTCACCGGGCTGCTGCCGGACATGCCGACCATGCTGCCGGTGCTGCTCCGGCAGGTCCTCGTGCCTGTGGTGCTGGACGCACTCGGGGACGTCGACGCCGACGTGTGGGCACAGATGATGGCCACGGCTGCTTTCACCCCCGAGCAGCGGGTGGTAATCGATCAGTATCTAAACAAGCACGCCGACCGGTTGAACGTTCTCGACCCCGCCGCCCCCTTCGGCCAGGCTGCCGGGCTGGAGCATCCGGGCGGAAAGGTCCATCCGGTGTCGGTTCTCATGCCGCATGTGGCGACGGGCAACAACACTCCCCTGTGGGATGCGCGCCTCGTGTCCGATCCGGCACCGCTGTCCCTGGGTGCCGCCACGCGGTGGATGCTGCATGCACAGTGCTGGGACACGGCCGCCATCAAGACGGCCGCAGTCGATGACCCTCAGGTCAAGGCAGGCAAGACCACGGGAAACCGTACGGGTCCTCTGGGAAAGCTCGGCGTGGTAACGCTGCTGGGGCGCACCCTGTTCGAGACGATCGTGCTGAATCTGCCCCAGGGACAGCGGCAGACCGGCGACCGGCCTCATTGGGACCGGCAGCCGATGGGCCCGTCCTGGCAGACGCGGACACCTGCGGGAATCCTTGACCTGTTCACATGGCAGGAACGCCGCATTCGGCTGATCCCGGAGGAGGCCCAGGCCGATGGCATCACCCGGGTGCGGTGGGTGGTGCTGTCGGCCGGAGACCGGATGGACGGACCGCAGGTCGAGGACCCCCATACCTGCTGGACGATCAAGGCGGACAAAACCCGGGGCAGCGTCCGCTACCCCCGTCGGCACCTGCCGGGCCTGACAGGCTGGCAGGGCCTGGACGCGCTCTTGACCATCGACCGGGACGGCGCCGGCTACGAAACGTCCGGCCTGCTCATGCAGACCGCTGCCGCGACCCTCATGGGAGACCTTCCACCCGACTACCCGCTGCGGGCCGCGACCTGCGGCATGGTCTACGGCACCCAGGACTCCATCGTCTCCGACGTCCTGACCGACGAAGTGCCCCTTCCTGTCGGCGCACTGCGCTCCGACCTCGCCGTTCGGGGCTCGGTGATCCTGGTGTGCGAGCAGGCCCAGGCGCTGGCCCGGGCGGTCGACCATTTGGCCGCGAACCTGATCCGTGCGGTGGGGGGCGAGCCGCCCGCCCGCGGCAAGGGGCAGCAGCCCGGCACCAAGCTCCTCCACACCCTCGACCCCTTGGTGCGGCGGTTTCTCACCGGTTGCCAGCGCAACCCTTGCGACGACGAGCTCGACCAGGCGCACAAGGCGTTCGAAACGCTCGCCGAGCGTGCAACCCGGAGCGCAGCCGAGGAGCTGCTGCATCGTCTGCCCGGCACAGCCTTCACCGGCCGGACCGTCACGAAGAAGGAACGCGGCAAGACGGTCACCACCACCTACCAGCAAGCGAGCGCGGAACGGTTCTTCAACGCCGCCGTGCGCAAGACCCTGACCCACCTCTACCCGCAGACGGCCCCGGCCGAGGAGACCGCAGCATGA